The following proteins are co-located in the Solea senegalensis isolate Sse05_10M linkage group LG12, IFAPA_SoseM_1, whole genome shotgun sequence genome:
- the foxo4 gene encoding forkhead box protein O4, which yields MEESSVSPIDPDFEPQSRPRSCTWPLPRPDISTVKAEGADGAESAAGTPPADEDKPEPQQITSEPEKAAAAAEGGVVAGVGGAGATPRKGSSRRNAWGNQSYADLICQAIEDSPEKRLTLAQIYEWMVKTVPYFRDKGDSNSSAGWKNSIRHNLSLHNKFLRVHNESTGKSSWWMLNPEGGKTGKAPRRRAASMDNSSKLLKSRMRAKQTKKQAGASGLASAGGTLQGDGSTGSAGADSPNSSQQFPKWGVNSSSPSSRGSLDDTDMWTTFRPRTSSNASTLSGRLSPIAPGQEDDDSLPEDGLLGRYPARSLTPTLTETLMEELDLIDGLTLMQGGASPSTAPPAPPTPLPSAATLLPRGSSFSSFHQLQPSNLPQAPTHNQTQASISQCGPSSKEPSTFSNSLFNPMSGSGSRGSGHYSSHVPSSLEALLTSDSPPPSDVLMTQVDPIMPSPGRVGLMGLGSSVVGVRSKPNQLLLGKGLEPNTVAPMALQTQMQPQQQHHLHQHSPPQQQQQQQQQQQQQQQQQQHHQHHSHMGLGMILSGMSQDPSQLSVLKAQHATMPALGSLHGGHGVGPQAMGHFGAPSFLPTGQDRLPTDLDIEMFTENLDCDVDYIINSDLMDGDGLDFNFDPILPGTQSYAGPATTQGSAHNWVPS from the exons ATGGAGGAGTCATCGGTGTCCCCGATTGACCCAGATTTTGAGCCACAGAGCAGACCCCGCTCCTGCACGTGGCCGCTGCCCAGACCAGACATCTCCACTGTCAAAGCGGAGGGCGCGGATGGCGCCGAGTCCGCCGCCGGTACACCGCCCGCCGACGAGGACAAGCCCGAGCCACAGCAAATCACGTCCGAGCCCGAgaaggcggcggcggcggccgaGGGCGGAGTCGTGGCTGGTGTAGGCGGAGCCGGCGCGACACCACGGAAAGGCTCGTCCCGGCGCAACGCGTGGGGGAACCAGAGCTACGCGGATCTGATCTGCCAGGCCATCGAGGACTCACCTGAGAAGAGGCTGACCCTGGCACAGATCTACGAGTGGATGGTGAAGACAGTGCCTTACTTCAGAGACAAAGGGGACAGCAACAGCTCAGCAGGCtggaag AATTCCATCCGCCACAATCTATCACTCCACAACAAGTTCCTGAGGGTACACAATGAGTCGACAGGAAAGAGCTCCTGGTGGATGCTCAACCCAGAAGGAGGGAAGACTGGGAAAGCTCCTCGTCGTCGAGCTGCCTCCATGGACAACAGCAGTAAACTGCTGAAGAGTCGCATGAGGGCCAAGCAGACAAAGAAGCAGGCGGGAGCGTCCGGCCTCGCCAGTGCCGGAGGGACACTGCAAGGTGACGGGAGCACGGGCTCAGCGGGTGCAGACAGCCCAAATTCGTCCCAGCAGTTTCCCAAATGGGGGGTCAACAGCAGTAGCCCCTCATCTCGTGGCAGCCTGGACGACACTGACATGTGGACCACTTTCCGTCCACGCACAAGCTCTAATGCCAGCACCCTGAGTGGACGTCTGTCCCCCATTGCCCCTGGACAGGAGGATGACGACAGCCTGCCGGAGGATGGGCTGTTGGGAAGATACCCTGCCAGGAGCTTGACCCCCACACTCACTGAAACCCTCATGGAGGAACTGGATCTGATCGACGGCCTCACGTTGATGCAGGGAGGGGCCAGTCCCAGCACAGCCCCACCAGCACCTCCCACTCCACTGCCGTCCGCCGCCACACTGCTTCCCCGAGGATCCAGCTTCTCCTCCTTCCATCAGCTGCAGCCGTCAAACCTTCCGCAGGCTCCCACCCACAACCAGACCCAGGCTTCCATCTCCCAGTGTGGACCTAGCAGCAAAGAGCCATCCACCTTCAGCAACTCCCTCTTCAACCCCATGTCTGGCTCTGGCTCTCGCGGGAGCGGTCACTACAGCAGCCATGTGCCCTCCAGTCTGGAGGCACTGCTCACCTCTGACTCCCCTCCTCCGAGCGATGTCCTGATGACCCAGGTGGATCCCATCATGCCCAGTCCCGGAAGGGTAGGCCTGATGGGTTTGGGTTCATCTGTGGTGGGTGTGAGGTCCAAACCCAATCAGCTGCTCTTAGGTAAAGGGCTGGAGCCAAACACAGTGGCCCCCATGGCTCTGCAGACTCAGatgcagccacagcagcagcaccacttGCACCAGCActcaccaccacaacaacaacaacaacaacaacaacaacaacaacaacaacaacaacaacaacaacaccaccagcATCACTCTCACATGGGGCTGGGGATGATCCTCTCAGGTATGTCTCAGGACCCATCACAGCTCTCGGTGCTTAAAGCCCAGCATGCCACGATGCCAGCACTGGGCTCTCTTCACGGAGGGCACGGCGTGGGTCCGCAGGCGATGGGTCACTTTGGAGCTCCATCCTTCCTTCCCACCGGTCAGGACCGACTGCCCACAGATTTGGACATAGAGATGTTCACGGAAAACCTGGATTGTGACGTGGACTACATCATCAACAGTGACCTCATGGACGGAGATGGCCTTGACTTCAACTTTGACCCCATATTGCCTGGTACCCAAAGCTATGCAGGCCCGGCCACCACACAAGGCTCCGCTCACAACTGGGTCCCCAGCTAA
- the sesn4 gene encoding sestrin-3 has product MIICANKMEYPLRSQCQRVQKQVVVNGEKERVSLLFVKALVSRGSVDAVFQQMASHPQYLESFLRTQHYILHMDGPLPLPYRHYIAIMAAARHHCNYLVYLHSAQFLRVGGDPLWLQGLEAAPPRLRLLDHINKVLAHQPWLTACSHIQTLLKSGEQCWSLAELVQAVVILAHCHALCSFVFGCDTDSDFVSRSKSPNGTPPTYCPFDAANGNTNVPQSFATPSEHIRRRRSLDSSCDMICLKERIQKSQEQHEKREERHLQTQTLQQTDSEEEEEMMCFADPSRFITDPDFCYQEFARREEDHFQVFRVQDYSWEDHGFSLVNRLYSDIGHLLDDRFRSVTSLPSMHSSDLKRAIWNYIHCVLGIRYDDYDYSEVNHLLERDLKLYIKAVACFPDTTKTPVCPLSWALLKGSERIHVNLLIMEARLQAELLYALRAITQYMIA; this is encoded by the exons GTGGTGGTGAACGGTGAAAAGGAGCGCGTGTCACTTCTGTTTGTGAAGGCTCTGGTCAGCAGAGGGAGTGTAGACGCTGTGTTTCAACAGATGGCTTCTCACCCTCAATACTTGGAGAGCTTCCTGCGCACACAGCACTATATCCTGCACATGGATGGCCCCTTGCCGCTGCCATACCGCCATTACATTGCCATCATG GCTGCTGCACGACATCACTGCAACTACCTAGTGTACCTGCACTCCGCTCAATTTCTGCGAGTGGGCGGTGACCCTTTGTGGTTGCAGGGTTTGGAGGCGGCACCGCCCCGCCTTCGCCTGCTTGACCACATTAACAAGGTGCTGGCCCACCAACCCTGGTTGACTGCCTGCTCACACATTCAG ACCCTGCTGAAGTCCGGTGAACAGTGCTGGTCGCTGGCTGAGCTGGTGCAGGCCGTGGTGATCCTGGCTCACTGCCACGCACTCtgcagttttgtgtttggaTGCGACACAGACTCAGACTTTGTCTCTCGCTCCAAATCTCCCAACGGTACCCCGCCGACCTACTGCCCCTTTGATGCTGCCAATGGCAACACCAACGTGCCTCAGTCATTCGCCACTCCGTCCGAACACATAAGACGAAGACGG TCTCTCGACTCCAGCTGTGACATGATTTGTCTAAAAGAGAGGATTCAGAAGTCTCAGGAGCAGCACGAGAAGAGAGAGGAGCGCCACCTGCAGACCCAGACACTCCAACAAACAG ATtccgaagaggaggaggagatgatgtgCTTTGCAGATCCGTCTCGTTTCATCACAGACCCAGACTTCTGCTATCAGGAGTTTGCGCGTCGGGAGGAGGACCACTTCCAAGTATTCAGAGTTCAG GATTACTCGTGGGAGGACCACGGCTTCTCCTTAGTGAACAGGTTGTATTCGGACATTGGGCACCTCCTGGACGACAGGTTCAGGAGTGTGACCAGCCTCCCTTCAATGCACAGCTCTGACCTGAAGAGGGCGATCTGGAATTACATCCATTGTGTGTTAGGAATACG ctaTGACGACTATGATTACAGTGAAGTGAATCACTTGCTGGAGCGGGATCTGAAGCTGTACATCAAGGCTGTGGCCTGTTTCCCAGATACCACCAAAACACCAGTGTGTCCGCTGAGTTGGGCTCTTCTTAAAGGCTCAGAGAGG ATACATGTGAACTTACTGATCATGGAGGCGCGGCTGCAGGCAGAGCTGCTGTACGCCCTCAGAGCCATCACTCAGTACATGATTGCCTAA